A genomic window from Cucumis melo cultivar AY chromosome 8, USDA_Cmelo_AY_1.0, whole genome shotgun sequence includes:
- the LOC103485082 gene encoding transcription factor bHLH110-like isoform X1 — MESANLQHQLQELFVGYSSLVSAPRTPPIATHECSSPNILLEGNSYNNPYLVEQSLQCSSRENENDQNVWFNFSSTYQQQQQPNEQQQLSALYSSIQSPASYGVLQGISAGSNTNYYNNNLFSSSLRNNNNNNHNSSSTSTLDLLSSSSFSSTLGYNLHAVDRHHHLDFLSTPNYNSSAFNKNRALFGYAHPQQQHHHHQVQDSINNNNSPSNSSNKTSSSSVARAKRPMNSMSEPKKSNNPESKKSCSTSRSSCPPLKVRKEKLGDRISALQRLVAPFGKTDTSSVLTEAIGYIQFLHDQVETLSMPYLGSSQSKPYQKQQPGSIQEEGTKPRQDLRSRGLCLMPLSCASFIHGYD; from the exons ATGGAGTCTGCTAATCTCCAACATCAACTTCAAGAATTATTTGTTGGATATTCTTCTTTGGTATCAGCTCCAAGAACACCTCCCATCGCCACTCACGAATGTAGCAGCCCCAACATCCTTTT GGAAGGAAATTCCTACAATAACCCTTATTTAGTGGAACAAAGCTTACAATGTTCATCAAGAGAGAATGAGAATGATCAGAATGTATGGTTCAATTTCTCGTCAACttaccaacaacaacaacaacccAATGAACAGCAGCAGCTTTCAGCTCTTTATTCTTCTATTCAATCTCCAGCAAGTTATGGAGTTTTACAAGGGATATCAGCTGGATCCAACAccaattattacaataataatcttttttcGAGTAGTTTAaggaacaacaacaacaataatcaTAATAGTAGCAGTACTTCAACGTTGGATTTGTTGTCTTCATCATCATTTTCAAGTACCCTGGGCTACAATTTACATGCTGTTGATCGTCACCATCATCTGGATTTTCTCTCAACCCCAAATTATAATTCAAGTGCTTTTAACAAAAATAGAGCTCTATTTGGTTATGCTCATCCGCAACAGCAGCATCATCACCATCAAGTTCAAGattcaattaataataacaacagCCCATCAAACAGCTCCAATAAA ACTTCATCATCAAGTGTTGCTAGAGCAAAGAGGCCAATGAACAGCATGTCTGAGCCTAAAAAGTCCAATAATCCAGAATCAAAGAAATCTTGTTCCACCTCAAGATCTTCTTGCCCACCATTAAAG GTGAGAAAAGAGAAATTGGGAGACAGGATTTCAGCACTTCAAAGGCTGGTAGCACCTTTTGGTAag ACTGATACTTCCTCAGTTCTAACTGAAGCAATTGGCTACATTCAGTTTCTTCATGATCAAGTTGAG ACTTTAAGCATGCCATATTTGGGGTCTTCTCAGAGCAAACCCTACCAAAAACAGCAGCCT GGTTCGATCCAAGAGGAAGGAACAAAACCAAGGCAAGATCTTAGAAGCAGAGGGCTATGCCTTATGCCACTTTCCTGCGCTTCATTCATTCATGGTTATGATTAA
- the LOC103485086 gene encoding uncharacterized protein LOC103485086 isoform X2, producing MSSEFNTVENPSKWRFTWEAQSHIPILRLLLFDSYTNPSLRCRNLTVHLNLQQSVVCVAWFQDLHMSIRVPMPPVLVDAESPLSFRAFQDHIEVKLVLLLPVDHPIILNFDNVLDFSQEQGNSHSKASKPLSMDSDQISLSRSGGVHFYCRNCSFRLSKSPLRDFVEMPSVNWREVADNWFGSCCCSFGGISEKLVTRYTNSYRCEKGVCLLTLTTITLSKDDLIGHVFPDNEGTQEFKDESDFADGDCLTEAKEESPCNHTSTEKCSTLIGAYPWRNGCGPTDGGVRFFKCYVSTCLAAESGNLLREYTLERMFANQLLESAREESSFRTVVKELKTKSPMLHIVLINSNSWSCSGYCLGMEDTAEFVPKVDLNPIIKVLFSDCNKSAESHLRKLEEWVTKDIADEVFMLAHQVEKLVEILVSRNDTLPSSCSSLDGLTLTSILR from the exons ATGTCATCCGAATTCAATACAGTCGAAAACCCTAGTAAATGGCGCTTCACATGGGAAGCGCAATCCCATATACCAATTCTACGTTTATTGCTCTTCGATTCATATACCAATCCTTCTCTTCGATGTCGGAATCTCACGGTTCATCTCAATCTCCAGCAGTCCGTCGTTTGTGTGGCTTGGTTTCAAGACCTCCATATGTCGATTCGAGTTCCCATGCCTCCCGTTTTGGTTGATGCTGAGTCGCCTCTGAGTTTTAGAGCTTTCCAAGATCATATTGAGGTCAAGCTCGTCTTGCTTCTTCCGGTTGATCACCCAATTATTCTCAACTTCGACAATGTGCTGGATTTCTCCCAAGAGCAAGGAAATAGTCACTCCAAGGCTTCGAAGCCACTTTCCATGGACTCTG ATCAAATCAGTTTATCCCGCAGTGGTGGCGTCCATTTTTATTGCAGAAACTGTTCTTTCAGGCTGAGTAAATCCCCTCTCAG AGATTTTGTTGAAATGCCATCAGTCAACTGGCGAGAGGTGGCTGATAACTGGTTTGGGTCTTGCTGCTGCTCCTTCGGGGGGATAAGCGAGAAGCTGGTTACTAGGTACACAAATTCCTATAGATGTGAAAAGGGTGTCTGCCTACTCACTTTAACGACTATTACTCTTTCCAAGGACGACCTTATTGGCCATGTGTTCCCGGATAATGAAGGAACCCAAGAATTCAAGGATGAATCAGATTTCGCTGATGGTGATTGTTTAACTGAAGCTAAGGAGGAATCACCATGTAATCATACGTCTACAGAAAAG TGCTCAACTCTGATTGGAGCTTACCCTTGGAGAAATGGCTGTGGACCTACAGATGGCGGAGTTCGGTTTTTTAAATGTTATGTCTCAACATGTTTAGCAGCTGAATCTGGAAATTTGTTGAG GGAGTACACGTTGGAAAGAATGTTTGCAAATCAGCTACTGGAAAGTGCACGTGAAGAATCATCATTTCGTACTGTGGTTAAGGAGTTGAAAACCAAGTCTCCCATGCTGCACATTGTTCTCATCAACTCAAATTCTTGGTCTTGTAGTGGTTATTGTTTGGGCATGGAGGATACTGCCGAATTTGTTCCAAAAGTGGACTTGAATCCAATCATCAAGGTGCTATTTTCAGATTGCAACAAGAGTGCAGAATCTCACTTGAG GAAACTTGAAGAGTGGGTGACGAAAGATATAGCAGATGAAGTTTTTATGTTAGCCCATCAAGTGGAGAAATTAGTTGAAATTCTAGTTTCAAGAAATGATACACTTCCATCTTCATGTTCTTCCCTTGATGGTTTAACTTTGACATCTATCCTGAGGTAA
- the LOC103485082 gene encoding transcription factor bHLH110-like isoform X2 — protein sequence MESANLQHQLQELFVGYSSLVSAPRTPPIATHECSSPNILLEGNSYNNPYLVEQSLQCSSRENENDQNVWFNFSSTYQQQQQPNEQQQLSALYSSIQSPASYGVLQGISAGSNTNYYNNNLFSSSLRNNNNNNHNSSSTSTLDLLSSSSFSSTLGYNLHAVDRHHHLDFLSTPNYNSSAFNKNRALFGYAHPQQQHHHHQVQDSINNNNSPSNSSNKTSSSSVARAKRPMNSMSEPKKSNNPESKKSCSTSRSSCPPLKVRKEKLGDRISALQRLVAPFGKTDTSSVLTEAIGYIQFLHDQVELCADFKHAIFGVFSEQTLPKTAAWFDPRGRNKTKARS from the exons ATGGAGTCTGCTAATCTCCAACATCAACTTCAAGAATTATTTGTTGGATATTCTTCTTTGGTATCAGCTCCAAGAACACCTCCCATCGCCACTCACGAATGTAGCAGCCCCAACATCCTTTT GGAAGGAAATTCCTACAATAACCCTTATTTAGTGGAACAAAGCTTACAATGTTCATCAAGAGAGAATGAGAATGATCAGAATGTATGGTTCAATTTCTCGTCAACttaccaacaacaacaacaacccAATGAACAGCAGCAGCTTTCAGCTCTTTATTCTTCTATTCAATCTCCAGCAAGTTATGGAGTTTTACAAGGGATATCAGCTGGATCCAACAccaattattacaataataatcttttttcGAGTAGTTTAaggaacaacaacaacaataatcaTAATAGTAGCAGTACTTCAACGTTGGATTTGTTGTCTTCATCATCATTTTCAAGTACCCTGGGCTACAATTTACATGCTGTTGATCGTCACCATCATCTGGATTTTCTCTCAACCCCAAATTATAATTCAAGTGCTTTTAACAAAAATAGAGCTCTATTTGGTTATGCTCATCCGCAACAGCAGCATCATCACCATCAAGTTCAAGattcaattaataataacaacagCCCATCAAACAGCTCCAATAAA ACTTCATCATCAAGTGTTGCTAGAGCAAAGAGGCCAATGAACAGCATGTCTGAGCCTAAAAAGTCCAATAATCCAGAATCAAAGAAATCTTGTTCCACCTCAAGATCTTCTTGCCCACCATTAAAG GTGAGAAAAGAGAAATTGGGAGACAGGATTTCAGCACTTCAAAGGCTGGTAGCACCTTTTGGTAag ACTGATACTTCCTCAGTTCTAACTGAAGCAATTGGCTACATTCAGTTTCTTCATGATCAAGTTGAG CTGTGTGCAGACTTTAAGCATGCCATATTTGGGGTCTTCTCAGAGCAAACCCTACCAAAAACAGCAGCCT GGTTCGATCCAAGAGGAAGGAACAAAACCAAGGCAAGATCTTAG
- the LOC103485086 gene encoding uncharacterized protein LOC103485086 isoform X1: MSSEFNTVENPSKWRFTWEAQSHIPILRLLLFDSYTNPSLRCRNLTVHLNLQQSVVCVAWFQDLHMSIRVPMPPVLVDAESPLSFRAFQDHIEVKLVLLLPVDHPIILNFDNVLDFSQEQGNSHSKASKPLSMDSDQISLSRSGGVHFYCRNCSFRLSKSPLRDFVEMPSVNWREVADNWFGSCCCSFGGISEKLVTRYTNSYRCEKGVCLLTLTTITLSKDDLIGHVFPDNEGTQEFKDESDFADGDCLTEAKEESPCNHTSTEKVKSKQINNKNLVANMEGSAAKKASDEVDSPLVTPIPDCCRHEESNVLHHLDTDCMHHTCGTIKLDPKPINAVDISDDQRSFLNGFLGNIFMARLSNLSADFEWAEFFCPQCSTLIGAYPWRNGCGPTDGGVRFFKCYVSTCLAAESGNLLREYTLERMFANQLLESAREESSFRTVVKELKTKSPMLHIVLINSNSWSCSGYCLGMEDTAEFVPKVDLNPIIKVLFSDCNKSAESHLRKLEEWVTKDIADEVFMLAHQVEKLVEILVSRNDTLPSSCSSLDGLTLTSILR, from the exons ATGTCATCCGAATTCAATACAGTCGAAAACCCTAGTAAATGGCGCTTCACATGGGAAGCGCAATCCCATATACCAATTCTACGTTTATTGCTCTTCGATTCATATACCAATCCTTCTCTTCGATGTCGGAATCTCACGGTTCATCTCAATCTCCAGCAGTCCGTCGTTTGTGTGGCTTGGTTTCAAGACCTCCATATGTCGATTCGAGTTCCCATGCCTCCCGTTTTGGTTGATGCTGAGTCGCCTCTGAGTTTTAGAGCTTTCCAAGATCATATTGAGGTCAAGCTCGTCTTGCTTCTTCCGGTTGATCACCCAATTATTCTCAACTTCGACAATGTGCTGGATTTCTCCCAAGAGCAAGGAAATAGTCACTCCAAGGCTTCGAAGCCACTTTCCATGGACTCTG ATCAAATCAGTTTATCCCGCAGTGGTGGCGTCCATTTTTATTGCAGAAACTGTTCTTTCAGGCTGAGTAAATCCCCTCTCAG AGATTTTGTTGAAATGCCATCAGTCAACTGGCGAGAGGTGGCTGATAACTGGTTTGGGTCTTGCTGCTGCTCCTTCGGGGGGATAAGCGAGAAGCTGGTTACTAGGTACACAAATTCCTATAGATGTGAAAAGGGTGTCTGCCTACTCACTTTAACGACTATTACTCTTTCCAAGGACGACCTTATTGGCCATGTGTTCCCGGATAATGAAGGAACCCAAGAATTCAAGGATGAATCAGATTTCGCTGATGGTGATTGTTTAACTGAAGCTAAGGAGGAATCACCATGTAATCATACGTCTACAGAAAAGGTAAAATCTAAGCAGATCAACAATAAAAACCTTGTTGCAAACATGGAGGGCAGTGCTGCTAAGAAGGCTAGTGATGAAGTTGATTCACCTTTAGTGACTCCAATTCCTGACTGTTGTCGTCATGAGGAGAGTAATGTACTTCATCATCTTGATACGGATTGCATGCATCACACATGTGGCACAATTAAGTTAGACCCAAAGCCTATTAATGCTGTAGATATTTCGGACGATCAGAGATCCTTTCTTAATGGTTTTCTTGGAAATATTTTTATGGCTAGACTGTCAAATCTTTCAGCAGATTTTGAGTGGGCTGAGTTCTTTTGCCCCCAGTGCTCAACTCTGATTGGAGCTTACCCTTGGAGAAATGGCTGTGGACCTACAGATGGCGGAGTTCGGTTTTTTAAATGTTATGTCTCAACATGTTTAGCAGCTGAATCTGGAAATTTGTTGAG GGAGTACACGTTGGAAAGAATGTTTGCAAATCAGCTACTGGAAAGTGCACGTGAAGAATCATCATTTCGTACTGTGGTTAAGGAGTTGAAAACCAAGTCTCCCATGCTGCACATTGTTCTCATCAACTCAAATTCTTGGTCTTGTAGTGGTTATTGTTTGGGCATGGAGGATACTGCCGAATTTGTTCCAAAAGTGGACTTGAATCCAATCATCAAGGTGCTATTTTCAGATTGCAACAAGAGTGCAGAATCTCACTTGAG GAAACTTGAAGAGTGGGTGACGAAAGATATAGCAGATGAAGTTTTTATGTTAGCCCATCAAGTGGAGAAATTAGTTGAAATTCTAGTTTCAAGAAATGATACACTTCCATCTTCATGTTCTTCCCTTGATGGTTTAACTTTGACATCTATCCTGAGGTAA
- the LOC103485085 gene encoding bZIP transcription factor 11-like yields MASSSGVSSGSTNGGIRPSIGSEDDLEVERKRRRMQSNREAARRSRIRKQKHLDDLTDQISQLKNHNNEMATNMTLMMSLCISLEAENSILLAQTAELTNRLKSLNSIIKFIESMEVLEKTFSYEIEDFNNGFEEEDYCNPWRYPFAN; encoded by the exons ATGGCATCTTCAAGTGGAGTTTCGTCTGGGTCGACCAATGGCGGCATCCGACCCTCAATAGGGTCGGAAGATGACCTAGAGGTGGAGAGGAAACGTCGGAGGATGCAATCTAATCGAGAAGCGGCTCGACGATCTCGAATCCGCAAGCAAAAACATTTAGATGATCTTACTGATcag ATTAGTCAACTCAAGAACCACAACAATGAGATGGCAACGAATATGACTCTGATGATGAGTCTATGCATTAGTTTGGAGGCTGAAAACTCGATCCTCCTAGCCCAAACGGCGGAACTGACAAACAGATTAAAGTCTTTAAATAGTATCATAAAATTTATAGAATCTATGGAAGTTTTAGAGAAAACATTTTCGTATGAGATTGAGGATTTCAATAATGGTTTTGAGGAGGAAGATTATTGCAACCCTTGGAGATATCCATTTGCAAATTAG